Proteins encoded by one window of Rhodoligotrophos appendicifer:
- the argH gene encoding argininosuccinate lyase, with protein MTNRMWGGRFAETPSEIMEEVNTSIDFDKRLFAEDIAGSKAHCKMLAATGIISADDAAEIRRGLEQVQSEIAAGEFTFSRSLEDIHMNVESRLAEIIGPTAGRLHTARSRNDQVATDLRLYVRGVIDHLDEQLKGLQRALARQAKAHADAIMPGFTHLQTAQPVTFGHHCLAYVEMLGRDRERFAGARKRVNENPLGAAALAGTSFPIDREMTSRELGFASPMRNSLDAVSARDFAIETMAAAAICAVHLSRFAEELVLWTSAQFRFIKLSDRFTTGSSIMPQKRNPDAAELVRGKAGRVIGALVTLMVMMKGLPLAYGKDMQEDKEPVFDALDTLSLTVAATTGMVEDLQPDRDALRAAADSGFATATDLADWLVRVLGLPFRAAHHVTGALVAKAEAKGVDLAGLDLGEMQAVEAGITEDVYSVLTVEASVRSRRSLGGTAPENVAAEAARWLKLLG; from the coding sequence TTGACCAACCGAATGTGGGGCGGACGCTTCGCCGAGACGCCCAGCGAGATCATGGAGGAGGTGAACACCTCCATCGACTTCGATAAGCGGTTGTTCGCAGAGGATATCGCCGGATCGAAGGCACACTGCAAGATGCTTGCGGCGACCGGCATCATCTCCGCCGATGACGCAGCGGAAATTAGGCGCGGACTGGAGCAGGTGCAATCGGAGATCGCGGCTGGAGAATTCACATTCTCGCGCAGCCTCGAGGACATCCACATGAATGTGGAATCGCGGCTCGCCGAGATCATCGGTCCCACGGCAGGCCGGTTGCATACTGCCCGGTCCCGCAACGACCAGGTCGCGACAGACCTGCGCCTCTATGTGCGCGGCGTCATCGACCATCTCGACGAGCAGTTGAAAGGGTTGCAGCGGGCGCTGGCGCGGCAGGCGAAGGCCCATGCGGACGCGATCATGCCCGGCTTCACTCATCTGCAGACTGCGCAGCCCGTCACCTTTGGGCATCATTGCCTCGCCTATGTCGAAATGCTGGGACGGGACAGGGAAAGATTCGCGGGCGCCCGGAAGCGGGTGAACGAAAATCCGCTGGGGGCCGCTGCGTTGGCGGGGACGTCGTTTCCCATCGACCGAGAGATGACGTCGCGCGAGCTCGGCTTCGCGTCGCCAATGCGGAATTCCCTGGATGCCGTCTCCGCCCGGGACTTCGCCATCGAGACGATGGCAGCGGCGGCGATCTGCGCCGTGCACCTGTCGCGCTTCGCCGAGGAACTGGTGCTTTGGACATCGGCCCAGTTCAGGTTCATCAAGCTGTCGGACCGGTTCACCACGGGCTCGTCGATTATGCCGCAGAAGCGAAATCCGGATGCGGCGGAGCTGGTGCGAGGAAAGGCCGGGCGGGTGATCGGCGCGCTGGTCACGCTGATGGTGATGATGAAGGGCCTGCCCCTCGCTTATGGCAAGGACATGCAGGAGGACAAGGAGCCGGTCTTCGATGCGCTCGACACGCTGTCGCTGACCGTCGCCGCAACGACGGGCATGGTCGAGGACCTGCAACCGGATCGGGATGCGTTGCGGGCGGCTGCCGACAGCGGCTTTGCCACGGCAACCGACCTGGCGGATTGGCTGGTGCGGGTGCTGGGCCTGCCTTTCCGGGCGGCCCATCATGTCACCGGCGCCCTGGTGGCGAAAGCGGAAGCGAAAGGCGTCGACCTCGCCGGGCTCGACCTCGGGGAGATGCAGGCTGTCGAAGCCGGGATCACCGAGGATGTCTATTCGGTCCTCACGGTCGAGGCTTCCGTGCGCTCGCGCAGGAGCCTGGGGGGTACCGCTCCCGAAAACGTGGCCGCCGAAGCCGCACGGTGGCTGAAGCTGTTGGGCTGA
- a CDS encoding DUF2794 domain-containing protein, giving the protein MSDTEPIVQFGVRTTETAPQARSGKHASAQAQMPTAFDRQELSAILTVYGRRVAEGVWRDYAIDHSRDKATFSIFRRTSEVPLYRIEKQPTLRNKQGLYAIIAQTGAILRRGHDIRQVLKVIDRQPKLVSI; this is encoded by the coding sequence ATGAGCGACACTGAACCGATAGTTCAGTTTGGGGTGCGGACCACAGAAACGGCACCCCAGGCACGAAGCGGCAAGCACGCCTCTGCCCAAGCTCAAATGCCCACAGCCTTCGACCGACAAGAGCTCTCGGCCATCCTCACCGTATATGGCAGGCGAGTCGCGGAAGGCGTGTGGCGCGACTACGCAATTGATCACTCTCGCGACAAGGCGACTTTTTCGATCTTCCGGCGCACCAGCGAGGTGCCGCTCTATAGGATTGAGAAGCAGCCGACTCTGCGCAACAAGCAGGGCCTTTACGCCATCATCGCCCAGACGGGCGCGATTCTGCGTCGCGGCCACGATATCCGGCAGGTCCTGAAGGTTATCGATCGACAGCCCAAGCTTGTGAGCATTTGA
- a CDS encoding ABC transporter ATP-binding protein translates to MSDVRLTLPSRAGPVEILRGVDLNVNAGEAMGLVGPSGSGKTTLLMVMAGLEAVTSGAVTIATNDLTVLKEDDLAAFRRDNVGIVFQAFHLIPTMTALENVAVPLEFKGARNAFARARTQLERVRLGHRLDHYPGQLSGGEQQRVAIARALAAGARILLADEPTGNLDQETGAQIVDLLFGLQREENATLVLVTHDPSLANRCSRVIHMADGRIQQERHNSLASEPA, encoded by the coding sequence ATGTCCGACGTTCGCTTGACGCTGCCCAGCCGCGCCGGGCCGGTCGAGATCCTGAGGGGCGTGGACCTCAACGTCAACGCCGGCGAGGCGATGGGGCTCGTGGGCCCCTCCGGCTCCGGCAAGACGACACTGCTCATGGTGATGGCGGGTTTGGAGGCAGTGACCTCCGGTGCGGTCACCATCGCGACAAACGATCTCACCGTCCTGAAGGAAGATGATCTCGCCGCGTTCCGCCGCGACAATGTCGGCATCGTGTTCCAGGCCTTCCATCTAATCCCCACCATGACCGCCTTGGAGAATGTGGCTGTCCCCCTGGAATTCAAGGGGGCGCGCAATGCCTTCGCCAGGGCGCGGACGCAGCTGGAGAGGGTGCGGCTCGGGCATCGGCTGGATCACTACCCGGGCCAACTGTCCGGCGGGGAACAGCAGCGGGTGGCGATCGCGCGAGCTCTCGCGGCCGGCGCCAGGATCCTTCTGGCGGACGAGCCCACGGGCAATCTCGACCAGGAAACCGGTGCACAGATCGTCGACCTGCTCTTCGGTCTGCAACGGGAGGAGAACGCAACGCTGGTCTTGGTCACGCATGACCCTTCCCTCGCAAACCGCTGTTCGCGGGTGATCCACATGGCAGATGGGCGGATCCAGCAGGAGCGTCATAACAGCCTCGCCAGCGAGCCGGCATGA
- a CDS encoding ABC transporter permease, which yields MTISETGALRANEATSRPTGSHAFGTSVRVAMRELRSGLQGFWIFLSCLILGVAALASVQSVSTAIEGGLAERGQTILGGDAEFTLVHREAGAPEQALLRSRGQVSELFTLRAMARAVNGDGRTLVEAKAVDDAYPLFGEVRLANDAGFDDALAFKDGHWGAVADPILLTRIGAKEGDLIQIGSLQLQVRAPVVNEPDRLSDGLMFGPRLFMTREALLASGLVQPGSLITRAYRIKLNAPNDDAALGSFLNEVRETFPDAGWRIKSRQNAAPGVQRFIDRLTLFLSLVGLTALFVGGVGIANAVTNFLDGRRRNIAILKCLGAPGRAIFQIYLIQVLILAALGIMIGVSIGAIVPFVLQSTLQDILPLPLEAQFYPMPLLAAATFGVLVTLAFAIWPLGRARDLPAQALFRDAISPSRSIPRIGYIIATVIVLVLLIGLALLTFPDRMLTLWYAVGLAVAFVILVGMGRALMWASARIPFRRGPILRLAISNLHRPAAPTVSVVLSLGLGLSLFVTLAMVDDNLTRELQRNVPGQAPSFFFLDIQPDQHDRFEQMLTAEKGAHDVQSVPMLRGQVSAVNGVPAREVKADPEVAWVLRGDRGLTYSETPPANAVITQGEWWPPNYEGEPLVSMAEEAAQGIGLTVGDSITVNVLGREITAKIASLRQVEWRSLSMNFVLVFSPNALRGAPHTFLVTVKASTEDEPRILKTMSDAFTNVTAVRVKEALDTVNELMSQLLLAVRGANAVTLLVGILVLAGAMATGLRTRIYDAVVLKTFGASRHQLLAAYALEYALLGLVTALFALIAGTLASLAIVQLAMQTDWSFVPEVAFTTAFLATVLTISAGLITTWSALRAKASPILRNE from the coding sequence ATGACCATCTCCGAAACGGGTGCGTTGCGGGCGAATGAAGCGACGAGCAGGCCCACTGGCTCGCATGCCTTCGGAACAAGCGTCCGCGTCGCCATGCGCGAATTGCGATCAGGACTGCAGGGGTTCTGGATCTTCTTGTCCTGCCTGATCCTGGGGGTCGCCGCACTGGCGAGCGTGCAGTCCGTCTCAACCGCCATCGAGGGCGGCCTCGCCGAGCGCGGGCAGACGATCCTGGGGGGCGACGCAGAATTCACCCTGGTCCACCGGGAAGCCGGAGCGCCTGAACAAGCACTGCTCAGGAGCCGCGGACAAGTCAGTGAGCTTTTCACCCTCAGGGCTATGGCCAGAGCGGTGAACGGCGACGGTCGCACGCTGGTCGAGGCGAAGGCGGTCGACGATGCCTATCCCCTGTTCGGGGAGGTGCGACTGGCGAATGATGCCGGCTTCGACGACGCCCTGGCCTTCAAGGACGGCCATTGGGGCGCCGTGGCGGACCCGATCCTCCTCACCCGAATCGGTGCGAAGGAAGGCGACCTGATCCAGATCGGTAGCCTGCAGCTGCAGGTGCGTGCACCGGTGGTGAATGAGCCAGACCGCCTGTCCGATGGATTGATGTTCGGCCCGCGGCTGTTCATGACGCGAGAGGCGCTGTTGGCCAGTGGGTTAGTCCAGCCCGGCAGCCTGATTACACGCGCCTATCGGATCAAGCTGAACGCCCCCAACGACGATGCGGCCCTGGGGAGCTTTCTGAACGAGGTCCGTGAGACATTCCCCGATGCCGGATGGCGGATCAAATCGCGGCAGAACGCAGCGCCGGGGGTCCAGCGCTTCATCGACCGGCTGACGCTGTTCCTGTCGCTGGTCGGCCTCACCGCCTTGTTCGTGGGCGGCGTGGGCATCGCCAATGCGGTTACCAATTTCCTGGACGGGCGACGACGCAACATCGCCATCCTCAAATGCCTCGGTGCCCCGGGCCGTGCGATATTCCAGATCTATCTCATCCAAGTCCTGATCCTCGCGGCCCTGGGGATCATGATCGGGGTGAGTATCGGAGCCATCGTTCCATTCGTGCTGCAGAGCACCCTGCAGGACATCCTGCCGCTGCCGCTGGAGGCTCAGTTCTATCCGATGCCGCTCCTGGCCGCGGCGACCTTCGGGGTCCTGGTGACGCTGGCCTTCGCCATCTGGCCGCTTGGGCGCGCCCGGGATCTTCCGGCGCAGGCCCTCTTCCGCGATGCGATCAGCCCGTCCCGGTCGATCCCCCGGATTGGTTACATCATCGCGACAGTCATCGTGCTGGTGCTCCTGATCGGGCTTGCGCTGCTGACCTTTCCTGATCGCATGCTGACACTTTGGTATGCGGTCGGGCTGGCAGTGGCCTTCGTCATCCTCGTGGGCATGGGTCGGGCACTCATGTGGGCCTCGGCGCGGATCCCGTTCCGACGGGGTCCGATCCTCCGGCTGGCGATCTCCAACCTGCATCGGCCGGCAGCACCCACCGTCTCCGTCGTGCTGTCGCTCGGGCTGGGGCTCTCCCTGTTCGTGACACTCGCCATGGTGGACGACAATTTAACACGCGAGCTGCAGCGGAACGTCCCCGGCCAAGCGCCCTCGTTCTTCTTTCTCGACATCCAACCCGACCAGCATGATCGCTTCGAGCAAATGCTGACTGCGGAAAAAGGCGCGCATGACGTTCAAAGCGTGCCCATGCTGCGGGGCCAAGTAAGTGCGGTGAACGGCGTTCCGGCCCGTGAGGTGAAGGCGGATCCCGAGGTGGCCTGGGTGCTGCGCGGCGATCGGGGCCTCACCTATTCGGAGACGCCTCCCGCCAATGCCGTGATCACCCAAGGAGAATGGTGGCCGCCGAATTACGAGGGCGAGCCGCTGGTTTCCATGGCGGAGGAGGCGGCACAGGGCATTGGCCTCACGGTCGGCGACAGCATCACGGTCAACGTGCTGGGCCGCGAGATCACCGCGAAGATCGCGAGCCTGCGGCAGGTCGAGTGGCGTTCATTGTCGATGAATTTCGTGCTGGTGTTCTCCCCCAACGCACTCAGGGGAGCACCGCACACCTTCCTGGTGACCGTGAAGGCATCGACAGAGGACGAGCCGCGGATCTTGAAGACCATGTCGGATGCCTTCACCAATGTCACGGCGGTGAGGGTCAAAGAGGCTCTGGACACCGTCAATGAGCTCATGTCGCAATTGCTGCTCGCCGTGCGCGGTGCCAACGCCGTCACGTTGCTGGTGGGAATCCTGGTGCTGGCCGGTGCGATGGCGACGGGCCTGCGAACGCGGATCTATGATGCCGTCGTGCTGAAGACCTTCGGAGCGAGCCGGCACCAACTCCTTGCGGCCTATGCGTTGGAGTATGCCCTGCTGGGCCTGGTGACGGCGCTCTTCGCCCTGATCGCCGGGACCCTCGCCAGTCTCGCCATCGTGCAACTGGCCATGCAAACCGATTGGAGCTTCGTGCCGGAGGTTGCCTTCACGACGGCCTTCCTCGCAACGGTCCTGACGATTTCGGCAGGTCTGATCACCACGTGGAGCGCCTTGAGGGCTAAAGCATCGCCCATTCTTAGAAATGAATAA
- a CDS encoding electron transfer flavoprotein subunit beta/FixA family protein: MKVLIAVKRVVDYNVKIRVKSDGSGVELANVKMSMNPFDEIAVEEAVRLKEAGKATEIVAVSIGPQQAQETIRTALAMGADRGILVKHDGILEPLAVAKILKGVCAEEKPDLVILGKQAIDDDANQTGQMLSALLNWPQATFCSKIELGDGEATITREIDGGLQTLKVKAPFIATTDLRLNQPRYASLPNIMKAKKKPIDEKTPADYGVDTAPRLKVITTGEPPKRQGGVKVGSIAELVGKLKNEAGVI; this comes from the coding sequence ATGAAGGTACTGATCGCCGTCAAACGGGTAGTCGACTACAACGTCAAGATCCGGGTGAAATCGGACGGGTCGGGCGTCGAGCTCGCCAATGTGAAGATGTCTATGAACCCGTTCGACGAAATCGCCGTCGAGGAAGCCGTGCGATTGAAGGAGGCCGGAAAGGCGACCGAGATCGTGGCCGTCTCCATAGGCCCACAACAGGCGCAGGAGACGATCCGCACCGCGCTCGCCATGGGTGCCGATCGCGGCATATTGGTGAAGCATGACGGCATCCTGGAGCCGCTGGCGGTCGCGAAAATCCTCAAAGGCGTCTGTGCGGAGGAGAAGCCTGACCTGGTGATCCTGGGCAAGCAGGCCATCGACGACGATGCCAATCAGACCGGACAGATGCTCTCGGCCTTGCTGAACTGGCCGCAGGCAACCTTCTGCTCCAAGATCGAGCTGGGCGACGGCGAAGCCACGATCACCCGGGAAATCGACGGGGGCCTGCAGACGTTGAAGGTGAAGGCACCCTTCATCGCGACGACCGATCTGCGTCTCAACCAGCCGCGCTATGCGTCGCTGCCCAACATCATGAAGGCGAAGAAGAAGCCGATCGACGAGAAGACGCCTGCGGATTACGGCGTCGATACCGCACCGCGGCTGAAGGTCATCACCACAGGCGAACCGCCAAAGCGCCAGGGTGGCGTCAAGGTCGGTTCCATCGCCGAACTCGTCGGCAAGCTGAAGAACGAAGCAGGAGTGATCTGA
- a CDS encoding TlpA disulfide reductase family protein gives MSDTTSGRRGSRLMVVLGLVVLVALAAALYLIITEPRNVQNAGTAAGSAVIPAGLAHGDMAAFLIHKTPRELPPLSFTDAEGKPLSMADWQGKTVLLNLWATWCAPCREEMPALAALQKKYGGENFEVVAISIDQKGAPVAKAFLDEIGVKDLAIYLDKTTKTLGLLKGVGLPTTVLIDPQGQELGRLLGPAVWDSPDAIALIEAALARDAKGS, from the coding sequence ATGAGCGATACGACGTCTGGCCGACGGGGCTCCCGCCTGATGGTAGTGCTGGGGCTCGTCGTGCTGGTGGCCCTGGCTGCAGCCCTTTACCTGATCATCACCGAACCGCGCAATGTCCAGAATGCGGGCACGGCAGCGGGTTCCGCGGTAATCCCGGCTGGCCTGGCCCACGGAGACATGGCGGCCTTCCTGATTCACAAGACGCCGCGGGAGCTCCCGCCGCTCAGCTTCACCGACGCGGAAGGCAAGCCCCTGAGCATGGCGGATTGGCAGGGCAAGACCGTTCTCCTCAATCTCTGGGCCACGTGGTGTGCGCCCTGCCGCGAGGAGATGCCGGCGCTGGCGGCTCTGCAAAAGAAGTACGGCGGTGAAAATTTCGAGGTCGTGGCCATCAGCATCGACCAGAAGGGCGCGCCGGTCGCCAAGGCTTTCCTCGATGAGATCGGTGTGAAGGACCTCGCGATTTACCTGGATAAGACCACCAAGACATTGGGCCTTCTCAAGGGTGTCGGACTTCCCACCACGGTGTTGATCGATCCCCAGGGGCAGGAGCTGGGGCGTCTGCTCGGACCCGCGGTGTGGGATTCCCCTGACGCCATTGCTCTGATCGAGGCCGCCCTCGCGCGTGATGCCAAGGGCTCCTGA
- a CDS encoding Bax inhibitor-1/YccA family protein: MADLNNRGYARNTGVAGTAYAVDEGLRAYMLRVYNYMAIGLAITGVAAMIVYALSVTSVESEAVARIGTTMLTNVGYAIFVSPLKWVVILAPLAMVFFLSFRVNSMSVSAAQMSFWVFSLLMGISLASIFLVYTQASIARVFFITAISFGGLSLWGYTTKRDLSGWGSFLMMGLIGIIVASVVNIFLQSSGMEWVISVAGVLIFAGLTAYDTQSIKEMYFSGDSQDVAGRKAIMGALRLYLDFINMFLMLLRLFGNRN, encoded by the coding sequence ATGGCTGACTTGAACAATCGAGGATATGCGAGGAATACCGGCGTCGCCGGTACCGCCTATGCCGTTGATGAAGGCCTGCGGGCCTATATGCTGCGCGTCTACAACTACATGGCGATCGGCCTGGCCATCACCGGCGTTGCCGCGATGATCGTCTATGCCCTGTCGGTGACCAGCGTCGAGAGCGAAGCGGTGGCCCGCATCGGCACCACGATGCTGACCAATGTCGGGTATGCGATCTTCGTCAGCCCGTTGAAGTGGGTCGTGATCCTGGCGCCCCTCGCGATGGTGTTCTTCCTCAGCTTTCGCGTCAATTCGATGAGCGTGTCCGCAGCCCAGATGTCGTTCTGGGTGTTCTCGCTGCTCATGGGCATCTCGCTGGCATCGATCTTCCTGGTCTATACCCAGGCCTCGATCGCGCGCGTGTTCTTCATCACCGCTATCTCCTTCGGCGGCTTGAGCCTGTGGGGCTACACGACCAAGCGCGATCTGTCGGGCTGGGGATCATTCCTGATGATGGGCCTCATCGGCATCATCGTCGCGTCGGTGGTCAACATCTTCCTGCAGAGTTCCGGCATGGAATGGGTGATCTCCGTTGCCGGCGTGCTGATCTTCGCCGGCCTGACCGCCTACGACACGCAGTCGATCAAGGAAATGTACTTCTCTGGAGACAGCCAGGACGTCGCCGGCCGCAAGGCCATCATGGGCGCTCTCAGGCTGTATCTGGACTTCATCAACATGTTCCTCATGCTGCTGCGCCTGTTCGGAAACCGGAACTGA